A stretch of Brevundimonas naejangsanensis DNA encodes these proteins:
- the hisB gene encoding imidazoleglycerol-phosphate dehydratase HisB: protein MTLPAPYPPLFSNGEGLERYPAAPTLLAARLAALYGVGADQVLPTRGLTHGLELVWRLAARDGLKVQAPDAEPYLSLAALYARPADGAGTAAVVIRALGAPEAVAEMAKRVAPALLVVDEGLVEFAEATSAASVVKDHANLVVLRSLSLAYGLAGARVGAAVAQPQTLARLASVLEPYALPEVSARLALQALDPSRMIETAERIDGVRRERARVAEALSRIMALEAGVGPAITARPSDPAGVVEALRRYGLAADLAGDRVRLPVSLKPEVNDRLLVALGAAAPKVRRTRVGQAVRDTKETRIVCAVDLDSAGPVTIHTGVGFFDHMIEQVAAHGGFSIRLACEGDLHTDPHHTIEDSAIALGQALKQALGERKGIARYGFVLPMDEAEAAISIDLSGRPYPVFEGTFATPFIGDYRTDLTAHVVRSLAENLGAAIHVRVTGDDDHHKTEAVFKALGRALRQAIRVEGDVVPSTKGVL, encoded by the coding sequence GTGACCCTGCCTGCCCCCTATCCACCGCTGTTCTCAAACGGCGAGGGTCTGGAGCGTTATCCGGCCGCGCCGACGCTCTTGGCCGCGCGGCTGGCCGCCCTCTATGGCGTCGGCGCCGATCAGGTGCTGCCGACGCGCGGCCTGACGCACGGGCTGGAACTGGTCTGGCGTCTGGCCGCGCGCGACGGGCTGAAGGTGCAGGCGCCCGACGCCGAACCCTATCTGAGCCTGGCCGCCCTCTACGCCCGCCCGGCCGACGGCGCCGGGACCGCCGCCGTGGTCATTCGCGCCCTCGGCGCGCCCGAGGCCGTGGCCGAGATGGCAAAGCGCGTCGCCCCCGCCCTGCTGGTCGTGGACGAGGGCCTGGTCGAGTTCGCCGAGGCGACGTCCGCCGCCAGCGTGGTGAAGGACCACGCCAACCTGGTCGTGCTGCGCAGCCTGTCGCTGGCCTACGGGCTGGCCGGGGCGCGGGTGGGGGCGGCGGTCGCCCAGCCGCAGACGCTGGCGCGGCTGGCGAGCGTGCTGGAGCCCTACGCCCTGCCCGAGGTCTCGGCGCGGCTGGCGCTGCAGGCGCTGGACCCGTCGCGGATGATCGAGACCGCCGAACGCATCGACGGGGTGCGCCGCGAGCGCGCCCGCGTCGCCGAGGCCCTGTCGCGGATCATGGCGCTGGAGGCCGGGGTCGGACCGGCGATCACCGCCCGGCCGTCCGATCCGGCCGGGGTCGTCGAGGCCCTGCGCCGCTACGGCCTGGCCGCCGATCTGGCGGGCGACCGCGTGCGCCTGCCCGTGTCGCTGAAGCCCGAGGTCAACGACCGCCTGCTGGTCGCGCTCGGCGCCGCCGCCCCCAAGGTGCGCCGCACCCGCGTCGGCCAGGCCGTGCGCGATACGAAAGAGACGCGCATCGTCTGCGCCGTCGATCTGGACAGCGCCGGGCCGGTGACCATCCACACCGGCGTCGGCTTCTTCGACCACATGATCGAACAGGTGGCGGCGCACGGCGGGTTCTCGATCCGCCTGGCGTGCGAAGGCGACCTGCACACCGATCCGCACCACACCATCGAGGACAGCGCCATCGCCCTGGGGCAGGCGCTCAAGCAGGCGCTGGGCGAGAGGAAGGGCATCGCCCGTTACGGCTTTGTCCTGCCGATGGACGAGGCCGAGGCGGCGATCTCCATCGACCTGTCGGGACGGCCCTATCCCGTGTTCGAGGGGACGTTTGCGACCCCCTTCATCGGCGACTACCGGACCGACCTGACGGCCCACGTGGTGCGATCGCTGGCCGAGAACCTGGGCGCGGCCATCCACGTCCGCGTCACCGGCGACGACGACCACCACAAGACCGAAGCCGTGTTCAAGGCCCTGGGCCGGGCGCTGAGGCAGGCGATCCGCGTCGAAGGCGACGTGGTGCCGAGCACCAAGGGGGTGCTGTGA
- the hisD gene encoding histidinol dehydrogenase — protein MKRIDWNQLDAEGRRAALARPQRRTEGFVTGVVREIFDDVQARGGEAVTDWATRLDGAAPRRIEITEAAAANARRDLPPAAARALRVAADNVRVFHQATRPEDTPFIETTPGVRSKLVWRPIGSAGLYVPGGTAPLFSSLLMLAIPAGVAGVGRRVAVTPPSKDGSVHPAMIAAAAEAGLEELWLLGGAQAIAALTFGAELEDGVIAPVDKLFGPGNAYVAEAKRYASSLPGGPACDLPAGPSELLVIADRDADFEIVAADLLSQAEHDADAQVILVSDSGTALSETLAQVERQVESLPRAAIARASLAEARAIRVRDRAEACEVANLYGPEHLSIQVEDAEALVEKISAAGAVFVGRWAAETLGDYAAGPSHVLPTDGAARTLGGVTTASFMTTMSVQTVSEKGAAALAPVAAALARLEGLEGHARAADLRSAG, from the coding sequence ATGAAGCGTATCGACTGGAACCAACTGGACGCCGAGGGCCGCAGGGCCGCCCTGGCCCGCCCGCAACGCCGCACCGAGGGCTTCGTCACCGGCGTGGTGCGCGAGATCTTCGACGACGTGCAGGCGCGCGGCGGCGAGGCCGTGACCGACTGGGCCACGCGTCTGGACGGCGCCGCGCCGCGCCGCATCGAGATCACCGAGGCCGCCGCCGCCAACGCCCGCCGCGACCTGCCGCCCGCCGCCGCGCGCGCCCTGCGCGTCGCCGCCGACAATGTGCGCGTCTTCCATCAGGCGACCCGGCCCGAGGACACGCCCTTCATCGAGACCACGCCGGGGGTGAGGTCAAAGCTGGTCTGGCGGCCCATCGGCTCGGCGGGTCTCTATGTGCCCGGCGGGACGGCGCCCCTGTTCTCGTCCCTGCTGATGCTGGCCATTCCGGCGGGCGTGGCCGGGGTCGGGCGGCGCGTCGCCGTCACCCCGCCCTCGAAGGACGGTTCGGTCCACCCGGCCATGATCGCCGCCGCCGCCGAGGCGGGGCTGGAGGAACTTTGGCTGCTGGGCGGGGCGCAGGCCATCGCCGCCCTGACCTTCGGCGCCGAGCTGGAGGACGGCGTCATCGCCCCCGTCGACAAGCTGTTCGGTCCCGGCAACGCCTATGTCGCCGAGGCCAAGCGTTACGCTTCGTCCCTGCCCGGCGGCCCGGCCTGTGACCTGCCCGCCGGTCCGTCGGAACTGCTGGTCATCGCCGACCGCGACGCCGACTTCGAGATCGTCGCCGCCGACCTGCTGAGCCAGGCCGAGCATGACGCCGACGCCCAGGTCATCCTGGTGTCCGACAGCGGCACGGCCCTGAGCGAGACCCTCGCCCAGGTCGAGCGCCAGGTCGAAAGCCTGCCGCGCGCCGCCATCGCCCGCGCGTCGCTGGCCGAAGCCCGCGCCATCCGCGTGCGCGACCGGGCCGAGGCGTGCGAGGTGGCGAACCTCTACGGGCCGGAGCACCTGTCGATCCAGGTCGAGGACGCCGAGGCCCTGGTCGAGAAGATCAGCGCCGCCGGGGCCGTCTTCGTCGGGCGGTGGGCGGCCGAGACCCTGGGCGACTACGCCGCCGGGCCGAGCCACGTCCTGCCGACCGACGGGGCGGCGCGGACGCTGGGCGGCGTCACCACCGCCAGCTTCATGACCACCATGTCGGTGCAGACCGTCAGCGAAAAGGGCGCCGCCGCCCTGGCCCCCGTCGCCGCCGCCCTGGCGCGGCTGGAGGGGCTGGAAGGTCACGCGCGAGCCGCCGATCTGAGGAGCGCGGGATGA
- the hisG gene encoding ATP phosphoribosyltransferase, whose protein sequence is MSTVQGRLRIAVQKSGRLAERSLDLVRDAGLRVVKGNNDLLYRIENYPIDLLRVRDDDIPTFVADGVCDLGIVGENVLEEVRNGGPNAEVVMPLGFGRCTLKIATPPGLDYAGPSSLQGLRIATSYPKILRRFLNEAGVQAEIVTMRGAVEVAPRLKLAAAICDLVSTGATLEANGLTARDTVLDSQAVLIKAPTPPEAGLQHLLDSVVERMAGVVSSQGAKYVMLNAPRAALDRITALLPGAGSPTVMPLSGRDDAVAVHAVCQEAVFWETLEKLKAAGASAILVLPIEKMM, encoded by the coding sequence ATGAGCACGGTTCAGGGGCGGCTGCGCATCGCCGTCCAGAAATCCGGCCGCCTGGCCGAACGCAGCCTCGACCTGGTCCGCGACGCGGGCCTGCGCGTGGTGAAGGGCAACAACGACCTGCTGTATCGGATCGAGAACTATCCGATCGACCTCTTGCGGGTGCGCGACGACGACATCCCGACCTTCGTGGCGGACGGGGTCTGCGACCTGGGCATTGTCGGCGAGAACGTGCTGGAAGAGGTCAGGAACGGCGGGCCGAACGCCGAGGTCGTCATGCCGCTGGGGTTCGGCCGCTGCACGCTGAAGATCGCCACGCCGCCGGGGCTGGACTACGCCGGGCCGTCGTCGCTGCAGGGCCTGCGGATCGCCACCTCCTATCCGAAAATCCTGCGCCGCTTTCTGAATGAGGCGGGGGTGCAGGCGGAGATCGTCACCATGCGCGGGGCGGTCGAGGTGGCCCCTCGGCTGAAGCTGGCGGCGGCCATCTGCGACCTGGTCTCGACCGGGGCGACGCTGGAGGCCAACGGCCTGACGGCGCGCGACACCGTGCTGGACAGCCAGGCGGTGCTGATCAAGGCGCCGACGCCGCCCGAGGCCGGGCTGCAGCACCTGCTGGACAGCGTCGTCGAGCGGATGGCCGGCGTGGTGTCCTCCCAAGGCGCCAAATACGTGATGCTGAACGCCCCGCGCGCGGCGCTGGACCGGATCACCGCCCTGCTGCCCGGCGCCGGCTCGCCGACCGTCATGCCCCTGTCGGGGCGCGACGACGCCGTGGCCGTCCACGCCGTCTGCCAGGAGGCGGTCTTCTGGGAGACGTTGGAGAAACTCAAGGCGGCGGGGGCGTCAGCCATCCTGGTCCTGCCGATCGAGAAGATGATGTGA
- a CDS encoding YerC/YecD family TrpR-related protein encodes MERAMSTDAAKTALLDALLSLKTREEADAFLADLCTPAELRAFAERWQVARMLDAGDKTYREIAAEAPASPTTVVRVARSLKDMPHQGYRLVLDRLKA; translated from the coding sequence ATGGAACGCGCCATGAGCACCGACGCCGCCAAGACCGCCCTGCTGGACGCCCTGCTTTCGCTGAAGACGCGCGAGGAGGCGGACGCCTTCCTGGCCGATCTGTGCACCCCGGCGGAACTGCGCGCCTTCGCCGAGCGGTGGCAGGTGGCGCGGATGCTGGACGCCGGGGACAAGACCTATCGCGAGATCGCCGCCGAGGCGCCGGCCAGCCCGACCACCGTCGTGCGCGTCGCGCGCTCCCTGAAGGACATGCCGCACCAGGGCTATCGACTGGTGCTGGACAGACTGAAAGCCTGA
- a CDS encoding endonuclease domain-containing protein, translating to MSPTIEAYRRAARMRRSLTPPEARLWSCLKGGALEGLKFRRQHPAGSYILDFYCVGARLAVEVDGAAHDDPAQIAHDERRTAWLKAQGIEVLRVRATDIRDHLEGVLAVILHDATGR from the coding sequence ATGTCGCCGACCATCGAAGCCTACCGACGCGCCGCACGAATGCGTCGCTCCCTGACGCCGCCTGAGGCCAGGCTGTGGAGCTGTCTAAAGGGCGGCGCTCTGGAAGGACTGAAGTTTCGCCGCCAGCATCCGGCCGGTTCCTACATTCTCGACTTCTATTGCGTCGGTGCGCGACTGGCGGTGGAGGTCGATGGCGCAGCGCATGATGACCCGGCGCAAATCGCCCATGACGAGCGGCGAACGGCATGGTTGAAGGCGCAGGGGATTGAGGTTCTGCGCGTCCGGGCGACGGACATTCGCGATCATCTCGAGGGGGTTCTGGCGGTGATTTTGCATGATGCGACGGGGCGTTAG
- a CDS encoding NAD(P)/FAD-dependent oxidoreductase, translating into MTKVLIIGAGHAGGSAAALLRQYGFEGEIVLVGEEAAAPYQRPPLSKAWLKGEARLEDLLLRPESFYAEQNIDLRTGVTATAIDAGAKAVTFADGTVEAYDVLILATGSMARKLAIPGADRPDLLELRTLADAEQLKAALAPGKRLAVVGGGYVGLEAAASARALGAEAVVIERMDRVLARVASEALSAFFTDLHRQHGVEILTGAEVAGFEDDGVRLADGTLIAADAVLVGVGALAREALARTAGLACENGVVVDAAARTSDPSIYAIGDVTHRPIPVHGGLMHRLESVPNALEQAKQAAAAVVGRAAPAPEVPWFWSDQYDVKLQIAGLPFGADRQVVRGDPAGGAFAVFHLNGDRVVCVEAVNAPAEFMGGRLLIGKGTPVDAALLADPAVSMKGVALAV; encoded by the coding sequence ATGACCAAGGTTCTGATCATCGGCGCGGGACACGCGGGGGGCTCGGCGGCGGCGCTGCTGAGGCAGTACGGCTTCGAGGGCGAGATCGTCCTGGTGGGCGAGGAGGCGGCGGCGCCCTATCAGCGGCCGCCCCTGTCCAAGGCCTGGCTCAAGGGCGAGGCGCGTCTGGAGGACCTGCTGCTGCGTCCCGAGAGCTTCTACGCCGAGCAGAATATCGACCTGCGCACCGGCGTCACGGCGACTGCGATTGATGCAGGCGCCAAGGCCGTGACCTTCGCCGACGGAACGGTCGAGGCCTATGACGTGCTGATCCTGGCCACCGGCTCGATGGCGCGCAAGCTGGCCATTCCCGGCGCGGATCGGCCCGACCTGCTGGAACTGCGCACCCTGGCGGACGCCGAACAGCTGAAGGCGGCGCTGGCCCCCGGCAAGCGGCTGGCCGTGGTCGGCGGCGGCTACGTCGGGCTCGAGGCGGCGGCCTCGGCCCGCGCCCTGGGCGCCGAGGCGGTGGTGATAGAGCGCATGGACCGGGTGCTGGCGCGCGTGGCGTCGGAGGCCCTGTCGGCCTTCTTCACCGACCTGCACCGCCAGCATGGCGTCGAGATCCTGACCGGCGCCGAGGTCGCGGGCTTCGAGGACGACGGCGTGCGCCTGGCCGACGGGACGCTGATCGCGGCCGACGCGGTGCTGGTCGGCGTCGGCGCCCTGGCGCGCGAAGCCCTGGCGCGGACGGCGGGCCTGGCTTGCGAGAACGGCGTGGTGGTGGACGCGGCCGCCCGCACCAGCGACCCTTCCATCTACGCCATCGGCGACGTGACCCATCGGCCCATCCCGGTCCACGGCGGCCTCATGCACCGGCTGGAGAGCGTGCCCAACGCACTGGAGCAGGCCAAGCAGGCCGCCGCCGCCGTTGTCGGCCGCGCCGCCCCCGCGCCCGAGGTGCCGTGGTTTTGGTCGGACCAGTATGACGTCAAGCTGCAGATCGCGGGCCTGCCCTTCGGCGCCGACCGCCAGGTCGTGCGCGGCGATCCGGCCGGCGGCGCCTTCGCCGTCTTCCATCTGAACGGCGACCGCGTCGTCTGCGTCGAGGCGGTCAACGCCCCGGCCGAGTTCATGGGCGGACGCCTGCTGATCGGCAAGGGAACGCCTGTGGACGCCGCCCTGCTGGCCGATCCTGCGGTGTCGATGAAGGGCGTGGCCCTGGCGGTCTGA
- a CDS encoding TonB-dependent receptor has translation MSDPRSAALKALLFASSAAGMLCAAPAVASAAAAGEPAPADGVVSQDATHLGTLDVNGHRVKREPKDPQFVAPLVDTPRTVTVIPQQIIEQTAATSLQDILRTSPGITFGAGEGGQPLADRPFIRGQASGNNVFVDGIRDTGGQQREVFNLEQVEVIKGADSVYSGRGSGGGSINLSSKAPRLSDFVNGSAGVGTDAYARGTVDANWQVGPTAAMRLNLMASQGDVPGRNGVDFDKWGVGAAIAAGLGTPTTITASYYHLDSDQMPDYGIPLFTKTNVRTTDSGILDVPYDSFYGLKARDYLTNTVDSLTLEVEHRFSETLALRNVTRYAQTLNDYVVTNPGDGGSATSTPRGAALIDGVWWMKRGVKSRWNPTETLANVTDLHGAFLTGAIKHDFDVGLELSREKNRNAAYVVTTLTGSACPAPLTGVDCTPVYAPNPNDPWTGTITRGTETYSDTDVLGLYAFDSVSLGERWKLNLGVRYDRYAVEGTELPRGAVVPVAREADWDFVNYQLGLVYKPTASSSLYASWSTSSTPPTISAGDQNAAGGLGSGNLAGTVLDPEQTESVEIGAKANLFGDRLALSGALFRLTRKDAAIEVAPGLFEQAGEARVQGLELGVSGSITDKWQVFGGYTWMDSELTRGAYSNVNVGDPLANTPEHSASLFTTYRVLPKLSLGGGVYYVSKSWGGNQGGAGGGANRIYAPEYARVDLFAAYDINERASLQLNVQNAGDEDYIIRTNGVHHADVAPARQAILTLNVRY, from the coding sequence ATGTCCGACCCTCGCTCCGCCGCCCTCAAGGCGCTCCTGTTCGCTTCCAGCGCCGCGGGCATGCTGTGCGCCGCGCCTGCCGTGGCGTCGGCTGCGGCGGCTGGCGAGCCCGCGCCCGCCGACGGCGTGGTCAGCCAGGACGCGACCCACCTGGGCACGCTGGACGTCAACGGCCATCGCGTGAAGCGCGAGCCGAAGGACCCGCAGTTCGTCGCCCCCCTGGTCGACACCCCGCGCACGGTGACGGTGATCCCGCAGCAGATCATCGAGCAGACCGCCGCCACCTCGCTGCAGGACATCCTGCGCACTTCGCCGGGCATCACCTTCGGCGCGGGCGAGGGCGGCCAGCCCCTGGCCGACCGGCCCTTCATCCGCGGCCAGGCCTCGGGCAACAACGTCTTCGTCGACGGCATCCGCGACACCGGCGGCCAGCAGCGCGAGGTCTTCAACCTGGAGCAGGTCGAGGTCATCAAGGGCGCCGATTCCGTCTATTCGGGCCGCGGCTCGGGCGGCGGCAGCATCAACCTGTCGTCCAAGGCTCCGCGCCTGAGCGACTTCGTCAACGGCTCGGCCGGCGTCGGCACGGACGCCTATGCGCGCGGCACGGTGGACGCCAACTGGCAGGTCGGGCCGACCGCCGCCATGCGCCTGAACCTCATGGCCTCGCAAGGCGACGTGCCGGGCCGCAACGGGGTCGACTTCGACAAGTGGGGCGTGGGCGCTGCGATCGCGGCGGGCCTGGGCACGCCGACGACGATCACCGCCAGCTACTACCACCTCGATAGCGACCAGATGCCCGACTACGGCATCCCGCTCTTCACCAAGACCAATGTCCGCACGACCGACAGCGGCATCCTGGACGTGCCCTACGACAGCTTCTACGGGCTGAAGGCGCGCGACTATCTGACCAACACGGTCGACAGCCTGACCCTGGAGGTCGAGCATCGCTTCAGCGAAACTCTGGCCCTGCGCAACGTCACCCGCTACGCCCAGACCCTGAACGACTATGTCGTCACCAACCCCGGCGACGGCGGCAGCGCAACCTCGACCCCGCGCGGCGCGGCCCTGATCGACGGCGTCTGGTGGATGAAGCGCGGCGTCAAGTCCCGTTGGAACCCGACCGAGACCCTGGCCAACGTCACCGACCTGCACGGCGCCTTCCTGACCGGGGCGATCAAGCACGACTTCGACGTCGGCCTGGAGCTGTCGCGCGAGAAGAACCGCAACGCCGCCTATGTCGTCACGACCCTCACGGGCTCGGCCTGTCCGGCGCCGCTGACCGGCGTGGACTGCACCCCCGTCTATGCGCCCAACCCGAACGATCCGTGGACGGGCACGATCACGCGCGGGACCGAGACCTATTCGGACACGGACGTCCTGGGGCTCTACGCCTTCGATTCTGTCAGCCTGGGCGAGCGGTGGAAGCTGAACCTGGGCGTGCGCTACGACCGCTACGCCGTGGAGGGCACGGAGCTGCCGCGCGGCGCCGTCGTCCCGGTCGCGCGTGAGGCGGACTGGGACTTCGTCAACTATCAGCTCGGCCTGGTCTACAAGCCGACGGCGAGCAGCAGCCTCTACGCCTCCTGGTCGACGTCCTCGACGCCGCCGACCATCTCGGCGGGCGACCAGAACGCGGCCGGCGGGTTGGGCAGCGGCAATCTGGCCGGCACGGTGCTGGACCCGGAACAGACCGAGAGCGTCGAGATCGGGGCCAAGGCCAATCTGTTCGGCGATCGTCTGGCCCTCAGCGGCGCCCTGTTCCGCCTGACGCGCAAGGACGCGGCCATCGAGGTGGCGCCGGGCCTGTTCGAACAGGCGGGCGAGGCTCGGGTGCAGGGGCTGGAGCTGGGCGTGTCGGGCTCGATCACCGACAAGTGGCAGGTGTTCGGCGGCTACACCTGGATGGATTCGGAGCTGACGCGCGGCGCCTACAGCAACGTCAACGTCGGCGATCCCCTGGCCAACACGCCCGAGCACAGCGCCAGCCTGTTCACCACCTATCGCGTCCTGCCCAAGCTCAGCCTCGGCGGCGGCGTCTATTACGTGTCCAAGTCCTGGGGCGGGAACCAGGGCGGAGCCGGCGGCGGCGCCAACCGCATCTATGCGCCGGAGTATGCCCGCGTGGACCTGTTCGCCGCCTATGACATCAACGAGCGCGCCTCGCTGCAGCTGAACGTCCAGAACGCCGGGGATGAGGACTACATCATCCGCACCAACGGCGTGCACCACGCCGACGTGGCCCCGGCGCGCCAGGCCATCCTGACGCTGAACGTCCGCTACTAA
- a CDS encoding Fe2+-dependent dioxygenase gives MLLHIPDVFTKAEVKALRRTLDAGPWADGNMTSGHQSATAKRNQQLPEDSAEAREVSALVVRALNANPMFVSAALPHTIFPPLFNRYEGGGEFGLHVDNAIRQRDGHRIRSDLSATLFLSEPEDYDGGELIIEEMYGAQSVKLPAGDLVLYPSKSLHRVTPVTRGARVSSFMWLQSLVRDDADRESLFRLDVAIQRVNLDKGPKDQAVIELTGVYHNLLRRWSEV, from the coding sequence ATGCTGCTGCACATCCCCGACGTCTTTACCAAGGCCGAGGTGAAGGCTCTGCGCCGGACCCTGGACGCCGGTCCCTGGGCCGACGGCAACATGACCTCGGGCCATCAGTCGGCGACCGCTAAAAGGAACCAGCAGTTGCCCGAGGACAGCGCCGAGGCGCGCGAGGTCTCGGCCCTGGTGGTCCGGGCGCTGAACGCCAATCCGATGTTCGTCTCGGCCGCCCTGCCGCATACGATCTTTCCGCCCCTGTTCAATCGCTACGAGGGCGGCGGCGAGTTCGGCCTGCACGTCGACAACGCCATCCGCCAGCGGGACGGCCATCGCATCCGCAGCGACCTGTCGGCCACCCTCTTCCTGTCCGAGCCCGAGGACTACGACGGCGGCGAGCTGATCATCGAGGAGATGTACGGCGCCCAGTCGGTCAAGCTGCCGGCCGGCGACCTGGTCCTCTATCCGTCCAAGAGCCTGCACCGGGTCACGCCCGTCACGCGCGGCGCCCGCGTCTCCAGCTTCATGTGGCTGCAGAGCCTGGTCCGCGACGACGCCGACCGCGAAAGCCTGTTCCGCCTCGACGTGGCGATCCAGCGCGTCAACCTCGACAAGGGGCCGAAGGATCAGGCGGTGATCGAACTGACCGGCGTCTATCACAACCTGCTGCGCCGCTGGTCGGAGGTTTAG
- a CDS encoding sulfite reductase subunit alpha has translation MTADLFRWVGAGVAVLLWLGLIALTVWRVRAAARRAAEQARAFAEAAGDEAVLIAFASQTGFGEELAWMTARALGDGGVGARILPFAELDLETLKRARRLLVVASTTGEGDAPDGAARFVRQAMGTEADLSHLSYGLLALGDRSYDAFCGFGRAVGDWLDRCGAQTLFDRVEVDNGDAGAVRHWQHQLNLITGATAAPDWTPPAYDRWRLVKRTLLNAGSPGGEAWHLAFEPIDHAPDWAAGDIAEVGLPARDGEQPGSREYSVASLPSDGRLELCIRLMTRPDGTPGLASGWLTQEAQIGQEVALRVRANRSFHAPPPEVPIILIGNGTGIAGLRGHLKARARHDKTGGGWLLFGERTRAHDAFYDEELRAWRASGVLTRLDRAFSRDGGEHRYVQALVAEHARTVADWVDRGAWIYVCGSLEGMSKGVHAALEAALGEDRLLGLTEAGRYRRDVY, from the coding sequence GTGACCGCCGACCTGTTCCGCTGGGTGGGCGCCGGCGTCGCCGTCCTGCTGTGGCTCGGGCTCATCGCCCTGACCGTCTGGCGCGTGCGCGCCGCGGCGCGCCGGGCCGCCGAGCAGGCCCGCGCCTTCGCCGAGGCGGCGGGCGACGAGGCCGTGCTGATCGCCTTCGCCAGCCAGACCGGCTTCGGCGAGGAGCTGGCCTGGATGACCGCGCGCGCCCTGGGCGACGGCGGCGTCGGCGCGCGGATCCTGCCCTTCGCCGAGCTGGACCTGGAGACGCTGAAGCGCGCGCGGCGCCTGCTGGTCGTGGCCTCGACCACCGGCGAGGGCGACGCCCCCGACGGCGCCGCCCGCTTCGTGCGCCAGGCCATGGGCACGGAGGCGGACCTGTCGCACCTGTCCTATGGGCTGCTGGCGCTGGGCGACCGGTCCTATGACGCCTTCTGCGGCTTCGGCCGTGCGGTCGGCGACTGGCTGGACCGCTGCGGGGCGCAGACCCTGTTCGACCGGGTCGAGGTCGATAATGGCGATGCGGGCGCCGTGCGCCACTGGCAGCATCAGCTGAACCTGATCACCGGGGCGACCGCCGCCCCCGACTGGACCCCGCCCGCCTATGACCGCTGGCGCCTGGTCAAGCGGACCCTGCTCAACGCCGGCAGCCCCGGCGGCGAGGCCTGGCATCTGGCCTTCGAACCCATCGACCACGCGCCCGACTGGGCGGCGGGCGACATCGCCGAGGTCGGCCTGCCCGCCCGCGACGGCGAACAGCCCGGCAGCCGCGAATATTCGGTCGCCTCCCTGCCCTCGGACGGGCGGCTCGAGCTCTGCATCCGCCTGATGACGCGGCCGGACGGGACGCCGGGCCTGGCCTCGGGCTGGCTGACGCAGGAGGCGCAGATCGGCCAGGAGGTCGCCCTGCGCGTGCGCGCCAACCGAAGCTTCCACGCCCCGCCGCCGGAAGTCCCCATCATCCTGATCGGCAACGGCACCGGCATCGCCGGCCTGCGCGGACACCTGAAGGCGCGGGCGCGGCACGACAAGACCGGCGGCGGCTGGCTGCTGTTCGGCGAGCGGACGCGGGCGCACGACGCCTTCTATGACGAAGAGCTTCGGGCCTGGCGGGCGTCGGGGGTGCTGACCCGGCTTGACCGCGCCTTCTCGCGCGACGGCGGCGAGCACCGCTACGTCCAGGCGCTGGTGGCCGAGCACGCCCGCACGGTCGCCGACTGGGTCGATCGCGGGGCGTGGATCTACGTCTGCGGCAGCCTGGAGGGGATGTCCAAGGGGGTGCATGCGGCGCTGGAGGCCGCGCTCGGCGAAGACCGTCTGCTGGGTCTGACCGAGGCGGGGCGGTATCGGCGGGACGTTTATTGA